ATCGTAATTTGCTACATTCCATGCACCAATATTTGATCACGAGAATGTCATAATTCAATTTatgattaaacccatcgaataatggtaagagcgtctagtaggaTTGGCCTATGATTtcttaggtatcactgatagtgtctgcaagaaccaattGGTTATGATTAACGTAAAGTACAGTccattcatctcatatatcctgatcgaatttacaaccattggttcatcgagggttgcaatTAAATTTGACAACTATGTGATACATTTATGAAATATTCATAGTGTCATAGCATGCACAACTAGAAAACTCTTTCCTTATTGTAAATCTcacactctggccagagatttcatacaCTATTATTTCGTTGGATCACATAAGATATTCACACACGTAGGTGAATAGTGAATtcctgactacaatgcactggatCTTACACACTTCGTAACTTCACTCAACCTCGCCACCTTGTGACCCTggtggagtcggtaaacgagtcaaaacaCAATCCTAGTATGTAGAGCCTCGGTGTTGTcgcgggtcgtaaggactaataaTGTACAATCACAACCACATACTTTTCCTCTCGATGAATATAACAACTCGGAAAGTCTGAGGGAGGGTTGTTTTGTATGATCATCATATGATTACACATCTGTATGATcagacatctctatgcccttaccatgAAACATGGTACACAACATCCAGATGCTAGTATCAAGCTCAAGCAATATTTATCCCTATTTTAAACGGTTGAATCGACTAgtaacgaatttagaatatacagtgtcTACAAATTAGTTTCAAGACCAAATTAcgatttatttgtattaaagtacaataaatgattttatctttgttgattgcattAGTATACAGATTAAGTAAAATgaaaccataaaaagttaaattatattaaaatacagattgtttattacacttagagttaataaattccctagccaactctTGGCTTACacgacatctactctaacaataagTATTACACTGTATTTCTCTCTTCAATTTGCAAACTTAATATCCAAATATTATCTAAAAATCGCTCCATAGATCAACTTCAAGACTTCTCAATTAAGTTGAATTAAAAGTTCAACACCATCTTAGTATATAATTTAGTTCTAATTCGCTCTCAGGTACATGAGCGTGTTGGTAAGACTTAGGATGATGCGAGTAAATATTCTTCAGCACCACATGATCGATCTCTGTGTGTAGCATATTACTCACCAAAATATTGTGGGATATGTGTTTTGTGGGTCGATTTTTGCAATCATCTCTTTTAGATCACTGCTTACTTATGCACATTCATCGATTTACAATCTCTTCTAATTTATTCATCGATTTACAATTTCTTCTAATTCAAGAGACATCTGACAAGGTTTCCCATTCACGGGTAaccttttgaaaaaaaaaataagtcgGTTCTGATTCGTATAAATAAGAGAGAATATTAAATAATGGGAAATCTAATGAACAGAAAATCCTGATTATTTTGATGATCTTCAAGCGATCCAACTCTTCAATTAAAAAAGTTCAAATCAGTACAAGATAGCATAGAATTTCACTCGGAAACGTATATAAGCCACAAAAGTAACATAAATCTGTCTTATTTCTTGCCGAACGATACGAAAAATAAAGATAATGTTACAACACAAATCGATCAAGTGTTCAATTCACGAATCATTCTACAAAATACTGGGGCCATAACCCATTCTGGTAAATCAAGAATCTCAGTTCTTTATGGTAGTCACGTGCTTCAACAGCATCGAGACAACATCAGGGGAAACTCTTGAAGCCTCTTCCTTGAGGTGAGAGATCTTTTCATCTGTCTCCTGTTCAAGACGCTTCATATTGGCACCCGAGTCTCCACTGCTCTGTTTAAAGAACGGGAAGGAAATCAGAAATTCTTGCAAGAATTTGGCAATCTTACCATTCAGTAACTTGTGGCACTGTAATGCAAATTGGACAGACAATTTTACATGGACGACCTGCCTCATGTTCTTCCTAATTTTCTGTCAATGTCCTTTACCTCTGAAACCTTTTTCTGAAACTCAGCTTCTATTTGTGCACGGAAATCAGCAATATCCTTCTCAGCTTCTTCTTTTGCCTGCTTCAACCTGTTTTGCTTTGCTGCATGGTAAAGAAAACGTAAATATAAATCGCCTGTCATATGGATCCTTCTACACAACATACAGATAAGCTAAAGCTGAATTAATGCAACACTTTAAAACGAGTTAAGAAAGTATATAAGCACGATGATAAATAGAACCCAACATCAAGATGATGTAGCTCAACCTCTTTTCCTTCTCACCATAAAGTACAAATATAACACACACCTAGTCACTAAGTTAGGGGGAAATCAACATAAGTCATCATAAtagtaaatttaaataaaaatctcCCTTCTATTTTTAGGTCGGAAAGAAATATATTAACTTGTAATCTAAGCTGCCAACCCCACCTAGCTCAAAAGTAAATTCGCATATAAAAGAGTTGGGTTCTTGAAGTTACAAAACTGAGACAAAGCCAACGGAAAAATACTAGATATGAATCATTGGAGGCAAAGAGTAAGTACCGGTTCTAGCAGTATTGACAATGTGCTGAGCTTCTTGTTCCGCTGCTAGTAAGAGTTGAATTCCATTCTGGCTACCACTGGCTGCCATACTGTAATATCGAAGCCAGATAAAGGACATGCCAATAAATGGAAAATTAATTGAATACTACACATTTTAGCGCTGTAAAAATGTAGCACTACCACTTATAAGCCATAAAGGTGAACTTTGAGATCTAAAAGGGGTAAGAAAAAAATAGCAGTTCTCCGTGCGCTCTTTAGTCCAATTTTGTTTGAAATTATTCATTCCatacaaaaaatatttgaacATCTGCAGCAATTCTTAAATGCAGGTGCTAGCGTTTATCAAGGTCATCATAGGTGAAAGAGTCATTTTCACTTGTTCCACCCGGTGA
This is a stretch of genomic DNA from Primulina eburnea isolate SZY01 chromosome 11, ASM2296580v1, whole genome shotgun sequence. It encodes these proteins:
- the LOC140805164 gene encoding V-type proton ATPase subunit G 1-like isoform X2 translates to MAASGSQNGIQLLLAAEQEAQHIVNTARTAKQNRLKQAKEEAEKDIADFRAQIEAEFQKKVSESSGDSGANMKRLEQETDEKISHLKEEASRVSPDVVSMLLKHVTTIKN
- the LOC140805164 gene encoding V-type proton ATPase subunit G 1-like isoform X1, which encodes MSFIWLRYYSMAASGSQNGIQLLLAAEQEAQHIVNTARTAKQNRLKQAKEEAEKDIADFRAQIEAEFQKKVSESSGDSGANMKRLEQETDEKISHLKEEASRVSPDVVSMLLKHVTTIKN